The following proteins are encoded in a genomic region of Sulfurimonas sp. HSL3-7:
- a CDS encoding CinA family protein yields MKNRLIFIGNIFIQNQAFRDYIIRTIETDGMALDSIEYYREADRNFFGDLEKRLKDEEMLYILTSKKSFTLVGKLLCTLLGDKLVLKKQMLIPSQCETCVENSYRLDINTSAINVIQAQESQEIPELLITLPSAQQKLHFFETPIKEVIEALKPLSRQFDVSLAFSQIVEGWVEVSVTCNTFGSIDKFIQIAQERHPAKIIVTEDLVQHIIDATLATQQKITLAESCTGGLLAYYFTSHAGVSSVFEGSLVTYSNILKENWLAVDHATLVKHGAVSEEVVAEMCEGALNVAKADYALAISGVAGPDGGSPEKPVGTVVIGVKSKNYENVVRCHFKGDRNYIQQQSALTALKMLILGDKKVFFKKF; encoded by the coding sequence GTGAAAAATCGTCTTATTTTCATCGGCAATATATTTATCCAGAACCAGGCTTTTAGAGACTATATTATCCGAACGATCGAAACGGATGGGATGGCGCTTGATTCTATTGAGTATTATCGGGAAGCTGACCGCAACTTCTTCGGCGACCTTGAAAAGAGGCTAAAAGACGAGGAGATGCTCTATATTCTTACCAGTAAAAAGAGCTTTACACTTGTCGGTAAGCTGCTCTGCACCCTTCTGGGAGACAAACTGGTCTTGAAAAAGCAGATGCTCATCCCCTCGCAATGTGAAACATGCGTTGAAAACAGCTATCGCCTCGATATCAATACAAGTGCCATCAATGTCATACAGGCGCAGGAGTCTCAGGAGATTCCAGAACTTCTGATCACGCTCCCCTCTGCACAACAGAAACTGCACTTTTTCGAGACACCGATCAAAGAGGTGATCGAAGCCTTGAAACCGCTTTCCAGACAATTTGATGTCTCCCTTGCTTTCTCGCAAATAGTAGAAGGGTGGGTGGAAGTGAGCGTAACATGCAACACATTTGGATCGATTGACAAGTTTATTCAGATTGCACAGGAGAGGCATCCTGCAAAGATCATCGTGACGGAAGACCTGGTCCAGCATATTATTGATGCGACACTGGCGACGCAGCAGAAGATCACACTCGCAGAAAGCTGTACGGGTGGGTTGCTCGCCTATTACTTTACTTCCCACGCCGGTGTCTCCTCCGTATTTGAAGGCTCGTTGGTCACCTATTCCAATATCTTGAAAGAGAACTGGCTCGCGGTTGACCATGCGACCCTGGTCAAACATGGTGCGGTCAGTGAAGAGGTGGTCGCCGAAATGTGCGAAGGTGCGCTGAATGTCGCCAAGGCGGATTATGCACTTGCCATCAGCGGTGTTGCGGGACCTGATGGCGGAAGCCCAGAGAAACCTGTCGGTACGGTTGTCATCGGTGTCAAATCCAAAAACTACGAAAATGTCGTGCGCTGTCACTTCAAGGGCGATCGAAATTACATCCAGCAGCAGAGCGCGCTCACTGCCTTGAAGATGCTCATTTTGGGCGATAAAAAAGTTTTTTTCAAAAAATTCTAA